The DNA sequence TTATTTTTAAATGTTCAGTTGCACTTCTCAAgctgaaattgaaaagaaaagaatgatATTTATATGGATAATGATTGGTGTTCAATACATTTTGTTACTGGTATCATTAAGTTTGTACAATTTGCAATCTTCTGTGTGTATTGACAAACATGAACATATATTTGAGACAATTAGTGTTTCATTCTATTACGCAATGTCCACAAGTTTAATTTGTCCcatatcaaatataatttttacagGTACGATGTTGAGACATTTCTAGCTCACAGATTTAACAGTAATGGGGAAGCTGTAAGAGATAATTGTCGTAATTATGTTCAATGCATACTTCTGCAAAATCTAATATTTGATTGATCAGTTTACACACATTATCTTGCCATCTGATACAACTCTGCCCTTTGTTAAAAGGAAGTCCTTGTCAGATTTATTGGGTTCGGGGGTGATGAAGATGAATGGATCACTATGAAAAATTCAGTTAGGAAACGTTCTGTTCCCTTGGAAAACACAGAATGTTGCAACCTGAATGTTGGAGACCATGTGCTGTGCTTCCAGGTAATTCAATCTGAAGTTTAGCTTACCAAAAAGTGTTCCTACAACAAAACATAACTTGCATTATAACTTTGAAAGTTTCAATTGGAATTCAGGAGAGGAAAGACCAAGCAATTTACTATGATGCTCACATTCTAGAGATCCAAAGGAGAATACATGATATAAGAGGATGCAGGTGTCAGATTTTGGTTCGGTATGATCATGACAACAGTGAGGtgggacttttttttttttttcctgcatATGTTTGTCACCATTTTGTGTGTGATAGAAGTagaatgcaatttacattttgtaTTTTCAGGAAAGGGCACTCTACTGTACATATTGGAGTGGTATAGAGAGAGAGTATAATtccttttatagttattttttattattttattattatttaaaatgtagGTCCTACCTTTATTAatctctctttcattctattacAAGAAAAATCTGTAAACTTACATCTTTACCATATAACTCACCTTTCAGGAATCTGTTCGGTTAAGAAGACTTTGCAGAAGACCAAGATCTTAGGTGTATAAAATATCAATTCACTTTTGACAACTAATATCTTATTAAGGGTCATTTGGATTGGCTTttgaaaaaaatacttatttttttcatcttttttaaaaggatatttttttaatagacaaaAACTATTTCACATTTGGATAggcttttttaaaaaatatttgaagtatTAAAAACGTCTTTTGCTTCTGCTCTTTTTTAGGGTACTCTTTTAACTCAAAAAAGCCAATCCAAACCAATACTAAGTTGGTTGGAAACAGTTTACATTCTGTCACTGTTGAGTTGAGCTTGTAGATGTGAGTGGAAGTGAACGAGCTGGACTGTTTCTTCTTGAACTCATCCCATTTAAACTAATATAAGAACATTCAATATATGTAAAAATATTGTAGTCATTTATTGGTTTGTCTTAAATGTCATCTTTAAggatacaattttattttatttttttaaattgcacaagataagaattctaagtttataataatattacatgtaaaaataatctttttaattttttttctcttttccttttttccaGATTAGTGCTTTGAACTTTGAAGTTACTTGATTATATGTGTAGTATACTAGTATTTACTTTGGTGCATCTGTTAACTTGTCTGACAGTAAATCAAGTCACAACAGATTTTTTATACCTTAGTTTTATTATGATGGGATTTTATTTTAGTGTCTAGATAGCATTTAACAAAAATGTTGGGAATTTATCAAATTACAGGTTTCTCCAAATTCTAACAAAATTGGTATTCTTAAATGGTGTCTAATACGGTGATTGTTCTATATCCAATATCTTACCAAAGTACCAATCATATGACTGCTAAGTTATTAAGTTTTCGTTTATTCTATCTAAAATTAGTATATTTAATTACGTTTTTTCTAACTTGATTGTTGTTGAGTGCTTGATTAATCTAGCATTCATATTCTAGCATTCATGTTGAAACTACAGAGAAATAATCAGTTGAGCTAGATTCAATTTTGTTATGGGGATGAAAAATTCATTAGAAAATTATTTTCCAACCGAAAATTCTTAAGAGCGATGCTATTAGTATAATTAGCATAGCCATATTAATTGCTTAATGAGCATTCTCAATAATTGATACAAAGCGATGCAGTGTAATGTAGCCCACAGAAATAGAAGTTGATTATTTTGCAAGAATATTAATGTTTAAACTAATCCATCTTAAATTATTAGTACAAAGTAGTACTATTGTACTAATCTACTAAAAGTGTCATGCTGTTAGTACCAATTGTAACTGCCATTTGAATATATTTGTTTTGACCATCATTTTTTACTGAGTGGTAAATAGTTACCTTATCCAAAGTCTGACGCCGCAATATGTGGTGGGTTCATAAAGGTGCAAGAATTTGGCCTCGGAAAAATTGTAGCTTTTGCAAGAGACGTTGCAGTTGCAGATAGAAGATGATGCCCACCGTTTTGGCAGATCGATGGTCCATAGAAAatgcaatttaattatttatttatttggatcAGTGCAGTGCATGGGCAGAAACAAAACAGCTACCCATGATGTTTGGTTAAATTCAAAAATGGTATTTTCCTCATCAGTGTTGGGCACCTGGTTTCAACATTCAACAAAGGACAATATATTCAGAACTTGCATGCACCTCATTGGCATATATACTCCATTCTCGTTCCCTTGCCACCGCCAATTAATGTGGGATTTCTCTCTCCCACCAATTAccacccccttttttttttatcattctatGGATGCTACTCCTTCCGTCAACAAAATCTTAACATTTCTTTGATTTAAGTGGCTTCATATAAATAAGAAAGTGGTTATATTAGAAAATTTTATGACCTATAATAATAAATCGTATGAGTCTCCGtcttgagtgtatttctgtaagTATCAAACCTTTTTTTTCACCTTTATATTCTATTGATcagtgatgagtttggaaaaccaATTTGATTGGTCTAATAGTTAACTTACTAATCTCTCACTAGTCTCTTCagtattgaaaatttgaatttcgtTTTGTACATTAgttaataataaattcttaaatagagTTTAAATCCATAACGATTAGTCTTTGACATGTTAGATTTGAAGATACCATGAAATAAAGAATAATGAGTTTGAGGAAGCTACAAATGAAATAAGCTAGCAAAACATGGGAAGAATACATATTAAATTTGAAAGAAAAGTGTTGGTTTCTTAAGTGGATTTGGGGCAATCGTGGGTTAATAAACGAATTTTGTCCTTTAAACGCGACCCTGCATTCATGTCTCTGTTGTCAATGGTCTCCTCAACTCTTACCGTCTTTTGAAGGACGCAAGGGCCATAGCCAATTTAGCCTTAAGTCCCAATATTTCAGTAAACTAAAGTAAATAGCATTATAGCATAGCAACACTTGCCAAGTCCAAGGACAAATCATAATTGACCAAAAGAGAAACCAAAAGGTAGAATAACAATATATATcgagataatactcaatttggtcctAAAGTTATACTCGAaccttaatttaatttttaaaattttaattacctCAATTTAGTCCCCAAATTTTTCAATTGATTCTGTGATGAAAATCTATATAGGGACTAACgtgattaaaatttgaaaaatttaagaACTAAATTAAGGCAATTGAAACTTCAAAGACTAAATTGAGACTCGAATGTAATAAAGACCAAACTGAGTATTTTCTCCATATATATCTATGACATGAAAAACAAGTACTTTTCAACGGTTTTTAAGTAGAATGACACCATCAGTCATCAGacactttattttcaataaatcggaatcattaaattagttttaaattttttttagacaaaattaatccttttataaaattttgataagaAATTAAACAAATTTGTAGGTAAAGTTTGTAGGATTAGAGGAAATGGAAAACACAAGAGTTGAATATATACAATAATCTCTCATCATATCTTGGTGATGACTAACTAACTCATACAGactattacatttttattttttttgttttctaaaaaggaaaaaaaaaagagcaaaataaaagaaaggagGCTGATTCCTGATCTATAGTGTTTTTGAGGAAATGAAATCAAGTAAATTTTTCTTGAGACTTAGTAGACAAGCGTTTCAAGAACTCGTAGGTAGTGATCATGGTTGTAGCAGACATGGACATGGAAGCCCACCTTGGAGCCAAGCCTCTGTAACAAGCTAAAAGACCACCTTCCTTAACCAAGTTCCTTATGGTTTGACCAAAAGTCAACGGCCTCCTTCTTCCATTGTCGTCGGCATCCAAAACCTGCAACCTGGTCTTGATGGTGTCAAGCGGCATTGTGACAATCGCCGACACCCCACTTGCTAGAACCGCACTCAAACCTTGCACTCCAAGCATGGCCCTTGAATCAGGCCTAAAATGATTGCAGTTATTGTCACACATGTAAGAACCAAATGCACTCCATATAACTCTATGCACCATTGAATATGAAGTCCACCAAACTGCATTGGAAGGCGCGTATGTTAATATCGAAATACCGAATCCTCTGTAGAACCCTCTGGCTCCATCAGCACACAGAATCTTCCTGAAAGCATCAATGCCGTTCCTGTAATTCTCTGAGTTGAGGTTTCTCAGCATGCTGTTGTTGCTACCGCCATTGCTGCTGCTGCATCCTTGAACCATGAGTCTCTGGCTCACAACATCGATTGGGGTCCACACAAGTTGCGCCGCCATAGCAGAGGTAACACCTGCGGCGGCGTTAGACATGGCGGTGGCTGTGGTGTCGGAGAAACCCAATTCCATGAGGCCGGTTCCGACATTGCTCTTTGTGGCTTCGAGTGCCGCCATGTAGAGTGCGCGAGCTGGGATAGTTCCCATCAGAGAAGTTCCGAAACCTTTGTAGAAGCCTCTGAAACCTTCGTAGCGCATAATGGCGCAGGACATGTTCAGGCACGAGTATTTTGCAGAAGAAACTTGCTGCCGAGTTTTCAGGACAACCATGGGGTAAAGTGCGGCGGACACGCCGGAGAATAAGGCGGCGCCGAGGAAGAAGAACTTGGACTTGTCCAGCATGTGCCAGTCTATCTCCGCCGGAAGATGAATCTCCGACGAGGAAGAATCGTCCTCTGCGGCACTCAAACTCATCTTCGCCACTTTGAACAATGAACCAACTCACCAAGCACCAACCGCTTCGGCAGAACAACACCCTCCTCCTCTGGAGCTGTAAAAAGaatagatttttagggtttctaattCTAGTAGAGGACACAAGAAGAAATGGGAAAAACAGCAGAGTGCTGAGATTCAAGAAAGGGCAGAATTTGAGGCGGCGGATCGGAGAAAAAGGGTCAAATAATGAGGGATTTTGTTACTGGTATGTAGAGGAAACTATGGGCGTTAGTAGCAGACACGGCATGGCGGCGGTTTTGGTTGAAGTGGTGGTGGTGGCTGAAACAGTAAAACCTAGTAAGGGGAATTTTCAGAGGTGTGGCGGGGTCGTACAGAAGAGAGTGTGAAGGATGGGACatcgaagaaaaagaaaaaggaggaggaggagaagagtgAGGGTTTTGCGGATCATGGAAGAAATGGACACGTGTCCGTTGCCATATCGGTGATCCCTTTTTGGGAATTATGGTTTTATCTGTGTAGTGTGTCTGTGTTCACTGTTTTGGGAAATGGGGTTCGGGAATCAAAGCATGGCAAATAAGAGGAACGTGGTCACGCACACTCACTTAACACTCATGACTCATCACTACTCCTATTACTCAATTTTATATTACGTTTAGCTGTGTAATTAACGTGACCCAATCAACCTTTTATTAcctaggtagcgtttgttttgaaatattaaaacagagattaaaaaattgatttaatattatgtttgttggttcagagactggtactaaaatttatttttatctctaaaatttcaatatttcagtaTTTCTAAAAAGTAGAAAtacaaaaaactaaaatttttaaagatagaaattgaaactttaataacattttatacataaaatactctcatttcaattaattatttttaattttaccctttatgcaaattaaattaaaattttattcttgttttaatttctgtctccTATTTTATActaaacaaaatattaagatttattttaatctctgtctcttagtctctgtcttttAGTCTCAATCTTTCTATCTCTATTTCTCTACCAAACACtaccttataaaaaaaattttaatatatctaaAACATCAATGTTCTAATTATTTTAGccgttaatttaaattataaaaaatatataatatatattaattaaaatcaaccatTAAAATAACTAGAATACTGATATTTCAGgtatacttaaaatttttctatTACTTTACTGTTATAATCATGATCTATAACACTTAATTCACCTGGCCTGGTGGGCCCATCATCCAAAACAAACAACAACTTGGAGGCTGAGGCACATCGTTCTTTGTTTGATGTAATTCTATCAAAATTGTATTAGTTGAGGTTGCTTAATTTCCTGGATTTGAACTCACTGTTTTCAAATTATAATATACTGTGCTGGTGTGCTAAATTGTGTCTCTTGTTTATTAATGGATAAAATCTTATGATGCGGTAAAAAATAGAAGCGAAAATCTCTTCCTTATCCATATCATACGAGAAGGAAAACATCTTCCAACACAACCGTCGACTTAAATCACTAAACAACAAAAGGCGAAGGTTACAAAACTATGCCTTGTCCGTATTATTCTGCACCTTGTAAGTTAAGCAGCATATTCAATATTCAAGTAATAATatctctattattatttatttattttttttatgatataaaaaacaatcttttttttctattttcattaaTAACATCCAatactaaaaatgaaaaatgttaaatatacatatgtaaaataaaaataacagcccctctttaaaataaaataaatattttatttattaatataaacaaTTCTAAATATATTTATGTAGGTGCAGTATGTGATGACTAAGCCAATGCGGTGGCTAAAATAACTAGAAACGTGgcattatttttttttgacaTCTGAATGTATTTTATTGTGCTGTTTGTTATTGTGACAGTTTTAGAAAATGGTAAATATATTcatttaattgaataaaattacTACTTTTGATTAACATtagcaaaggaaaaaaaaaaattttttttatgaaatatggCTAATATGGTGGCTAGAATGGTTAGAAACGTGTTATTTATCTCATTTTGATATCTGAATACAATTTTTTGCGTCGACCATCATTGTGATATTTTAGAAAATGATAAATACATTAAACTAATTGAGTAAAGTTGTTACCTTTTGTTAACATTACTAgaggagaaataaaaataaataagtttttttaatGAAACATGGTCAGTGTGGTGGCTAGAATGGTTAGAGACGTAGCATTTATCTCTTTTTGACACCTGGATGTATTTTGTTATGCTAGTCGTCATTGTGATAGTCTTAGAAAGTGGTAAATACATTAATCTAAGTGGGTAAACTTGCTACATTTGATTAACATTATcagaagataagaaaaataaacaagttttTTTTATGAAACATAGCTAGTGTGGTGACTAGAATGGTTAGAGACGTGATATTTATCTCTTTTTGACACCTGATAGAttttgttgtgctgaccgtcATTGTGATAGTCTTAGAAAATGGTAAATACATTAATCTAACTGAGTAAAGTTGATACCTTTGATTAATATTAtcagagaagaaggaaaataaacaagtctTTTTTATGAAACATGGCCAGTGTGGTGGCTAGAATGGTTAGAGACGTGACATTTATCTTTTTTTGACACTTGGATGTATTTTGTTATACTGACCGTCATTGTATTAATTAGTCTTAGAAATTGGTAAATGCATTAATCTAATTAGATAAAATTGCTACCTTTGATTAACATTAtcatagaagaagaaaaataaacaaattttttttatgaaacatGTCCAGTGTGGTGACTAGAATGGTTAGAGACGTGATATTTATCTCTTTTTGACACCTAATAGATTTTGTTGTGGTGATCGTCATTGTGATAGTCTTAGAAAGTAGTCAATACATTAATCTAATTGGGTAAAGTTGATAATAACTTTGATTAACATTAtcagagaagaaggaaaataaacaagtctTTTTTATGAAACATGGCCAGTGTAGTGGCTAGAATGGTTAGAGACATGGCATTTATCTCCTTTTGATACCTGGATATATTTTGTTGTGCGAACCGTCATTGTGATAGTCTTAAAAAGTGGTAAATGTATTAATGTAACTGAGTAAACTTGCTACCTTAGATTAACATTATCAGAggagaagaaaaataaacaagttttTTTATGAAACATGACCAGCGTGGTGACTAGAATGGTTAGAGACGCGACATTTATCTCTTTTTGACACCTGATATATTTTGTTGTGCTGACTGTCATTGTGATAATTTTAAAAAGTGGTAAATGCATTAATTTAACTAGGTAAAGTTGATACCTTTGATTAACATTAtcagagaagaaggaaaataaacaagtctTTTTTATGAAACATGGTCAGTGTGGTAACTAGAATAGTTAGAGACGTCGTATTTATCTCCTTTTGACACCTGGATGTATTTTGTTGTGTTGACCGTCATTGTGATAGTCTTAAAAAGTGGTAAATACATCAATTTAACTAGGTAAAATTACTACCTTTAATTAACATTatcagagaagaaaaaaaataaacaatttttttttatgaaacatGGCCAGTGTGGTAACTATAATTGTTAGAGATGtgacatttttctctttttgacACCTAATAGATTTTGTTGTGCTGAACTGCTGACCGTCATTGTGATAATCTTAGAAAGTGGTAAATGAATTAATCTAAGTGGATAAAGTTGCTACCTTTAATTAACATTatcagagaagaagaaaaataaacaagtctATTTTATGAAACATGACCAATGTAGTGGCCAGAATGGTTAGAGACATAGCATTTATCTCCTTTTGACACTTGAATaaattttgttgtgctgaccgtcATTGTGATAGTCTTAGAAAGTGGTAAATGCATTAATCTAACTGAATAAAGTTGCTACCTTTGATTAACAATAtcagaagaaaaggaaaataaacaattttttttttatgaaacatGACTAATATGGTGGCTAGAATGGTTAGAGACATGATATTTATCTCCTTTTGACATCTAGATGTATTTTTTTGTGTTGACCGTCATTGTTTAGAAaatggtaattgcattaatctaatTGGGTAAATTTATTACCTTTAATTAACATTATTAGaggagaaaaaaataaacaattttttttttatgaaacatGGCCAATATGGTGGTTATAATAGTTAGAGACGAGGCATTTATCTCTTTTTGACACCTGGATGCATTTTATTATGCTGATCGTCATTGTGATCGTCTTAGAAAATGGTAAATGCATTAATTTAACCGCATAAAGTTGCTACCTTTTATTAACATTActagaagagaagaaaaataaataatttttttatgaaacatGTCCAGTGTGGTGGTTAGAATGGTTAGGGATGtggtatttattttcttttgacaCATAAATGCATTTGTTGTGCTGACCATCATTGTgatatcttaaaaaataataaaagcattAATCTAACTAGGTAAAGTTGCTATTTTTGATTAACATTatcagaaaagaagaaaaataaacaacTTTTTTATGAAACATAAATttgaactaaattaaaattttgaagggAATATTGGGGATGAACACTATGACAGCTGAAAGAAGGATTTCATGAAATTATTGTTATGGCAGTTTAGAGACCCATTGGAGTATTCGAGTTGTGCTATAGCAGAAGTTTAAAGTATGGTTGCCACTTTAGTGTTTTTATTTGCAACTTGGCAATGTCATGGAGCTTTACGATCGACGCCGATTAAAGGTGGAGATTCAATTGTGAATATGAAGATTGCGCCTTTAATATCGCGGTATTGTTGAGAAGTTTAGGCTGTGGCAAATTGATGGTTGAAGATTTTTTTATGATAAGTCAGATTACAAGAGTTGAAAAACTTGCTGTGTGGGAGGAACTGAGCTTTATAGCTGGTCTATGTCAAGTTCTGATATGCTACATGGGTGATTTTAATGAGGTTACACAGCTTGAAGAGAGGAAAGGTCAGGATAGATTAACAGGATCTGCGGAAGATTTTAAGTCTTGGATACAAGATATGCAGTTAGTGGATCTACCGCTGAATGATCGGAAATTTACATGGTTTATAGGCAGCTCTTGCAGTCGCATTGATAGAGTTCTAGTGAGTGTAGAATGGATGAAGGAGTTCCCGGAGATTCGTTTAAAAAGGGGACCGAGAGGCCTGTCGGATCACTGTCCCATTATAGTGGAGGATACCAACTGCAGAGGCGGTCCACGACCATTTCGCAGCTTGGACTCCTGGTTTACACATGACGGGTTTCTAAGAATGGTCAGAGAAGAATGGAAGAATCTTGGTGAAGTATAGTTCACAGAGAAGTTGAAGGCTTTAACGGTGCCTTTGGAAAAATGGCACAAGGccaattttggtgacatggacaTGAAAATACAACGTTTTGAGGAGGAGATTAGGAAGATAGATGACTTGGTAGGACATGGAGTGTGATGGTACAATGGAGGCTGAAGGAAGGCTCTAGTAAGCTGTTGCAAGCAGTGGTATGTCAGGAAAGAAATACACTGGAAGCAGATGTCACGCTCCCGGCATGCAAAGGATATGGATAAGAACACTAGGTACTTTCATAACTTGGCGTCGGCACGAAGGAGGAATAACAAACTTGATGCTCTGTTAATCAACGGAAGGTTGATAAGAAATCAAGCTCAGATCAAGATTGCTATCAGAAATTTTTACAAAGCACTGTACCATCAGGAGAGATCTCCGGTTGTGGGTTTCAGGGACGGACTGGTAAATCGAATTGATGAAGAAACCTCAATAGCTCTGGAGAGAATACCGACAATGGAAGAGATAAAAGAAGTTGTATGGGATTGTTAATCGTCCAAGGCTCCAGGGAGTGACGGGTATAACATGAATTTCATTAAGAAATACTGGAACGAGATTGGTGCAGAGTTCATGACAGCTGTCCTGGATTTCTTTCGAACGTCAAGGTTGCCTTCGGATTCCAATATTACCTGGGTGGCCCTTGCACCTAAGTTCACCGGAGCGAGGGAGATCAAGGATCTTCGACCGATCAGCATGGTAGGTTGTGTGTATAAAGTAATTTTCAAAGTGATGGTTAGGAGGATGAGTTCAGTCATGCCAGGTCTAGTGGGGGAGACCCAGAGCGCATTTGTGAAGATACGGAAAATACATGATGGGGCTCTTATTGCATGTGAAATAGTACACTGGTTaaagacaaaaaagaagaaagcgGCAATCATTAAGTTAGACTTCCAGAAGGCTTATGACCGGGTTAAGTGGAGCTTTGTGGATATTGTGCTACAGAAGATGGGCTTTGGTTGGAGATGGAGGGAATGGGTGAAGGAGTGTCTGGGTACAGCGTCTATGTCGATCCTGATTAATGACTCACCATCTAAACCTTTTAAGATGGAGAGAGGCTTGAGACAAGGTGATCCATTATCTCCATTTCTGTTTGTTCCGGTTGTTGAAGTACTTCATAGGATGGTAGGGGAGGCAGTCAGGAACAAACGTATTTTGCCGCTACTGATTGGAAAGGATAATATAGAGTTATCTCACTTGCAGTTTGCAGATGACACTATATTGTTCTGTCCACCAGAGGAGGAGACCATCAGGAACTATGCCAGATTGCTAAGGTGCTTTGAGATGATGTCAGGGTTAtctattaactttgataagtcaaGTTTAATTCCAATAAATTGCGAACAGCAGTGGACTTACAACATGTATAACTTATTGGGATGCAAGGAGGCTAGTCTTCCAGTCAGATATCTTGACATTTCCTTAGAAGCAAACCCAATATTGGTTAGGACTTGGAAACCGATAATTGACAAGGTGGAGAAAAAGCTTAGCTTGTAGAAGGCAAAAGTGCTCAACAAAGCGGGTAAGCTTGTCTTTATTAAATCTGTACTAAATAGCTTGCCGGTGTACTACTTGAGTCTGTATAAGATGGCGAAAGCAGTAGCAGAAAAGTTGATATCATTGCAGAGGAGATTCCTATGGAGCAAGGAGGAAGGTAAAAATGGTTTGGCACTAGTTAAATGGGAGATGGTTCAGACCCCTAAGAAGGTGAGTGGGTTGGGGGTGGGTGATGCAGTGATTAGAAATACTGCACTTCTtttcaagtggtggtggcggttttTCAAAGAAGAGTGTCCATTATGGAAGAGAGTCGTTTGCTCTTGCTATGACTTGAACCCCAATGTGATGCTATCAGCTTAGACATTACCTACTAGAGGGGCCCTTGGAAGGATATCTGTCAGTTGCAGGTCAGGAATAGTAATGTGAGAGATAAGTTGGTCGCGGGGTTATCTATGGAGGTGGGTAATGGGAGGCGGACTCGATTTTGGGAAGATGTCTAGCTACAAAGTGGTCCGCTAAAGATGAGTTTTCCGAGACTATTCTCTATTTCAAACCAAAAAGGATCTGTTATAGGGGATTGCggattttgggatgggttagagtggatatgAAATTTTCAGTGGAGAAGAAAGTTATACCAATGGGAGTTGGAATTAGTGGATCGGCTACATGAAACCTTAAGGCCAATTAAGCTAGCTCATGATAAGCAAGACAGAGTTGTTTGGAAGTTCGACAAAGAAGGTatattttcaactaactcttttgtaCAGGTGATACAGTTAGAGTCCCTCCCGGAGGAAATAACCGGTTACAGCTTTACCAGAACCATTTGGAAAGGTTTGGTTCCGCCACGAGTGGAGTTATTTATTTGGTTTACTTTGATTGGAAGAGTTAACACTAAAGAAAGACTGCAGAGGCTGGGAATTATTACTCATGGTGATAACATATGCGTTTTGTGTAAAAAAGACGTCGAATATATTCGGTTATTTGGAACGTTTGGTTAGAGAGGAATGGGCGGATCTTCAATAATAAGGAAGGAAGTGCAGAGGAGGTGTTTCAGAAATCCTTAACCAGTTCTAGAGAGTGG is a window from the Arachis hypogaea cultivar Tifrunner chromosome 17, arahy.Tifrunner.gnm2.J5K5, whole genome shotgun sequence genome containing:
- the LOC112767152 gene encoding protein SAWADEE HOMEODOMAIN HOMOLOG 1, whose protein sequence is MDRLRPRNRPLFSGFTNSEIEKLERLVREAREKSLDKEFCHKLAIAFNRSAGRAGKPAVRWTEIQSWFEDRLQDLPDDPNNELMIPKDPECNKEGEIVRDLSELEFEAKSSKDGAWYDVETFLAHRFNSNGEAEVLVRFIGFGGDEDEWITMKNSVRKRSVPLENTECCNLNVGDHVLCFQERKDQAIYYDAHILEIQRRIHDIRGCRCQILVRYDHDNSEESVRLRRLCRRPRS
- the LOC112767151 gene encoding uncharacterized protein, with amino-acid sequence MSLSAAEDDSSSSEIHLPAEIDWHMLDKSKFFFLGAALFSGVSAALYPMVVLKTRQQVSSAKYSCLNMSCAIMRYEGFRGFYKGFGTSLMGTIPARALYMAALEATKSNVGTGLMELGFSDTTATAMSNAAAGVTSAMAAQLVWTPIDVVSQRLMVQGCSSSNGGSNNSMLRNLNSENYRNGIDAFRKILCADGARGFYRGFGISILTYAPSNAVWWTSYSMVHRVIWSAFGSYMCDNNCNHFRPDSRAMLGVQGLSAVLASGVSAIVTMPLDTIKTRLQVLDADDNGRRRPLTFGQTIRNLVKEGGLLACYRGLAPRWASMSMSATTMITTYEFLKRLSTKSQEKFT